The following are encoded together in the Gemmatimonadaceae bacterium genome:
- the fabG gene encoding 3-oxoacyl-ACP reductase FabG, with protein MDLELAGQTAVITGGGRGIGAAVAQALAGEGCHVALVDAGAFEEARAVADAIRAGGGRAIALEADVSDVGAAERCVAAALQEFGRVDILVANAGVARDAVVWKMTEAQWDEVLGVNLKGCFAYCRAIAPALRAQKHGRIVTMASINGLRGKFGQANYAASKAGVIALTKTLARELGSAGVTANCVAPGLVRTEMTASLPAEVVENAKRESALGRVAEPEDVAQAVAFLCSARARHITGTVMKVDGGQYI; from the coding sequence ATGGACCTGGAACTGGCGGGACAGACCGCGGTCATCACCGGCGGCGGGCGCGGCATCGGGGCCGCGGTGGCGCAGGCGTTGGCCGGCGAGGGGTGCCACGTGGCCCTCGTGGACGCCGGCGCATTCGAGGAGGCGCGGGCGGTGGCGGATGCCATCCGCGCCGGCGGCGGGCGCGCGATCGCCCTCGAAGCCGACGTCTCGGACGTCGGCGCCGCGGAACGGTGTGTGGCGGCCGCGCTGCAGGAGTTCGGGCGTGTCGACATCCTCGTTGCCAACGCCGGCGTGGCCCGGGATGCCGTGGTCTGGAAGATGACCGAGGCGCAGTGGGATGAAGTGCTCGGCGTCAATCTGAAGGGGTGCTTTGCCTACTGCCGCGCGATCGCGCCGGCGCTTCGCGCACAGAAGCATGGGCGCATCGTGACGATGGCGAGCATCAACGGGCTGCGCGGCAAGTTCGGCCAGGCCAACTACGCCGCGTCCAAGGCGGGGGTCATCGCCCTCACCAAGACGCTGGCCCGCGAGCTGGGCAGCGCCGGTGTGACGGCGAACTGCGTGGCGCCGGGGCTGGTGCGCACCGAGATGACCGCGAGCCTGCCGGCGGAGGTCGTGGAGAACGCCAAACGGGAATCGGCGCTGGGCCGGGTGGCGGAGCCGGAGGACGTGGCGCAGGCGGTCGCGTTCCTCTGCTCGGCGCGCGCCCGGCACATAACGGGCACGGTGATGAAGGTCGATGGAGGCCAGTACATCTAG